In Carcharodon carcharias isolate sCarCar2 chromosome 3, sCarCar2.pri, whole genome shotgun sequence, a single window of DNA contains:
- the LOC121276266 gene encoding iroquois-class homeodomain protein irx-1-like isoform X1 — protein sequence MAFPQLGYPQYLSASQAVYAADRQGVLASSRGGAELGANPAAAAAVTSVLGMYANPYTAQNYSAFLPYTTDLTMFSQMGSQYELKDNPGVHPATFAAHAAPAYYPYGQFQYGDPARPKNATRESTSTLKAWLNEHRKNPYPTKGEKIMLAIITKMTLTQVSTWFANARRRLKKENKMTWGARSKGDDGTLYGSDTEGENEKKEEDEEIDLESIDIDKIDENDEEQSNEEEEEKLNLSNEGEKADMERERDRTLQGPEGDSKAKETDRVDASVAESTGTRGISLGQGNLLIPNHSNPKIWSLAETATSPDSAQKSSPTGQTPSTIQHPAFLSNHGLYTCQISKFHNWTNGAFLGQNSLLNVRSFLGVNHHHHHHHPQHPQQQQPSVLTAALGAVSNEKSTDIPSPKHTERECIPGETPSQQLKISFQPVNESSRPQQEGTRVLTAISSV from the exons ATGGCCTTTCCTCAGCTAGGGTACCCTCAGTATTTAAGTGCGAGCCAGGCTGTGTACGCTGCCGATCGGCAGGGAGTGCTGGCTTCTTCGCGAGGAGGAGCCGAGCTTGGGGCTAACCCCGCCGCCGCTGCTGCTGTAACCTCGGTGTTGGGAATGTACGCAAACCCTTACACAGCCCAGAACTACAGCGCTTTCCTCCCCTACACCACCGATCTCACCATGTTCTCCCAAATG GGCTCGCAGTATGAACTAAAGGATAATCCTGGGGTTCACCCGGCCACGTTTGCAGCACATGCGGCTCCAGCTTATTATCCCTATGGGCAATTTCAGTACGGAGACCCGGCCAGACCCAAAAACGCAACCCGGGAGAGCACAAGTACTCTCAAAGCCTGGCTTAACGAGCACAGGAAGAACCCGTACCCGACCAAAGGAGAGAAGATCATGCTGGCCATCATCACCAAGATGACCCTGACCCAGGTCTCCACCTGGTTCGCCAACGCCAGGAGGAGACTCAAGAAAGAGAATAAAATGACCTGGGGTGCCCGGAGTAAAGGAGACGACGGTACTCTGTACGGCAGCGATACAGAAGGGGAGAACGAGAAAaaagaggaggatgaggagattGACCTGGAAAGCATCGACATCGACAAAATTGACGAAAACGACGAGGAGCAAAGTAATGAAGAAGAGGAGGAAAAGCTGAACCTCAGTAATGAGGGGGAGAAAGcggatatggagagagagcgcgatCGGACATTGCAGGGACCTGAAGGTGATAGTAAAGCAAAGGAGACGGACAGAGTGGATGCAAGTGTTGCTGAAAGCACTGGCACCAGGGGGATATCTCTAGGGCAGGGTAATTTGCTAATCCCTAATCATAGCAACCCCAAAATCTGGTCTTTGGCAGAGACTGCGACCAGCCCGGACAGTGCCCAGAAATCTTCTCCAACCGGTCAGACGCCGTCGACCATCCAGCACCCAGCTTTCCTCTCAAACCACGGACTCTATACTTGTCAAATCAGCAAGTTTCATAACTGGACAAACGGCGCTTTCCTGGGCCAGAACTCTTTGCTAAATGTCAGGTCGTTTCTGGGTGTaaatcatcatcaccatcatcatcatccacaacatcctcagcagcaacagccttcTGTGCTAACAGCAGCCCTGGGAGCAGTGAGCAATGAAAAATCAACAGACATCCCCAGCCCAAAACACACAG AAAGAGAATGTATTCCAGGAGAAACTCCATCACAGCAGCTAAAAATATCATTTCAGCCCGTAAATGAAAG CTCACGGCCTCAGCAGGAAGGAACACGAGTTTTAACAGCAATCTCTTCCGTCTGA
- the LOC121276266 gene encoding iroquois-class homeodomain protein irx-1-like isoform X2 — protein MAFPQLGYPQYLSASQAVYAADRQGVLASSRGGAELGANPAAAAAVTSVLGMYANPYTAQNYSAFLPYTTDLTMFSQMYELKDNPGVHPATFAAHAAPAYYPYGQFQYGDPARPKNATRESTSTLKAWLNEHRKNPYPTKGEKIMLAIITKMTLTQVSTWFANARRRLKKENKMTWGARSKGDDGTLYGSDTEGENEKKEEDEEIDLESIDIDKIDENDEEQSNEEEEEKLNLSNEGEKADMERERDRTLQGPEGDSKAKETDRVDASVAESTGTRGISLGQGNLLIPNHSNPKIWSLAETATSPDSAQKSSPTGQTPSTIQHPAFLSNHGLYTCQISKFHNWTNGAFLGQNSLLNVRSFLGVNHHHHHHHPQHPQQQQPSVLTAALGAVSNEKSTDIPSPKHTERECIPGETPSQQLKISFQPVNESSRPQQEGTRVLTAISSV, from the exons ATGGCCTTTCCTCAGCTAGGGTACCCTCAGTATTTAAGTGCGAGCCAGGCTGTGTACGCTGCCGATCGGCAGGGAGTGCTGGCTTCTTCGCGAGGAGGAGCCGAGCTTGGGGCTAACCCCGCCGCCGCTGCTGCTGTAACCTCGGTGTTGGGAATGTACGCAAACCCTTACACAGCCCAGAACTACAGCGCTTTCCTCCCCTACACCACCGATCTCACCATGTTCTCCCAAATG TATGAACTAAAGGATAATCCTGGGGTTCACCCGGCCACGTTTGCAGCACATGCGGCTCCAGCTTATTATCCCTATGGGCAATTTCAGTACGGAGACCCGGCCAGACCCAAAAACGCAACCCGGGAGAGCACAAGTACTCTCAAAGCCTGGCTTAACGAGCACAGGAAGAACCCGTACCCGACCAAAGGAGAGAAGATCATGCTGGCCATCATCACCAAGATGACCCTGACCCAGGTCTCCACCTGGTTCGCCAACGCCAGGAGGAGACTCAAGAAAGAGAATAAAATGACCTGGGGTGCCCGGAGTAAAGGAGACGACGGTACTCTGTACGGCAGCGATACAGAAGGGGAGAACGAGAAAaaagaggaggatgaggagattGACCTGGAAAGCATCGACATCGACAAAATTGACGAAAACGACGAGGAGCAAAGTAATGAAGAAGAGGAGGAAAAGCTGAACCTCAGTAATGAGGGGGAGAAAGcggatatggagagagagcgcgatCGGACATTGCAGGGACCTGAAGGTGATAGTAAAGCAAAGGAGACGGACAGAGTGGATGCAAGTGTTGCTGAAAGCACTGGCACCAGGGGGATATCTCTAGGGCAGGGTAATTTGCTAATCCCTAATCATAGCAACCCCAAAATCTGGTCTTTGGCAGAGACTGCGACCAGCCCGGACAGTGCCCAGAAATCTTCTCCAACCGGTCAGACGCCGTCGACCATCCAGCACCCAGCTTTCCTCTCAAACCACGGACTCTATACTTGTCAAATCAGCAAGTTTCATAACTGGACAAACGGCGCTTTCCTGGGCCAGAACTCTTTGCTAAATGTCAGGTCGTTTCTGGGTGTaaatcatcatcaccatcatcatcatccacaacatcctcagcagcaacagccttcTGTGCTAACAGCAGCCCTGGGAGCAGTGAGCAATGAAAAATCAACAGACATCCCCAGCCCAAAACACACAG AAAGAGAATGTATTCCAGGAGAAACTCCATCACAGCAGCTAAAAATATCATTTCAGCCCGTAAATGAAAG CTCACGGCCTCAGCAGGAAGGAACACGAGTTTTAACAGCAATCTCTTCCGTCTGA